A window of Hordeum vulgare subsp. vulgare chromosome 5H, MorexV3_pseudomolecules_assembly, whole genome shotgun sequence genomic DNA:
TTCTCCTCTTCCTCGGTTGCTTCATGCTTAACATCACATGAGCTGCTACTGTTTGGTGATTCAAGAAGCTCTTTCCCTGTCACAGTGTGTACACCAGCTTATAAATTTAGCACGGTACTTAAAGTGGTCAACAAAAAAGAGCTATTGATCATGCATAGTTACATGGCCCTGTGTTAGCTGACTACAACAAGATCCCTCTCTCAAGAAAAGGATTTATTCAGGATATCATCTCACGTATTAGTTGGACTGTACGATCGTAGTGCCTTACTTGGTTTGCTTTTGCCACTGATTTTCTTTGAAGCGGAGACCTTCTGGCGGGACTCAATACTCTGAGACGGCACACTTGTATCATCGTCGGCGTTATCACcatagtcatcatcatcatcatcactctgAGAGTATTGCTCAACCTGTTGACCCACCATACCATCAAAATGTTTGCGCATACTGTCAGCGCCAGCGAAGAGAGAAGACAGTTTTTCATAGCCACTCGCATCGAAGATGAGGACATCGAAAGAGGAGTTGCCGCTGAATGTGAAGACCAGGAGGTCATTCTCCTGCAGTTCATGAGCCTTGACAAAATCTCCCCATCCTGAACTGAAGAACAGACCATCTGCAACCTTGGTAACGCCCACATGCCACGTTTCGCCGCTGGGTGCTTTCAGGCGAAATCCCCGTGAGCTCTGCGTCTGCCCGATGAAGCTGCTCGCAAACTTGTCCGGTATCCGCTAAGTTGGAGGGGACAAAATTGGCAGGCGATTAGTCACATGGCTAGTTTCGGAGGATCGATGATGCTGCATTTTAAGTTCCATCTTCTAAGCCAttttctttgtttggagaagacACAAATATCATACTGTATCTTAGACTGATGAGCCTTGTGAGACTTCTTTATGATTTTCTCAAGAGATCGTGGCTAATCTCCTCTCAATATCAAGATACTAGAAATTAAGTTTAGATTCACCAAGGATACATATAATCAAAGATCTGGTACGGCTTCCATGATTTAGTTTTGCAGCACATAATTCAGATAAGATTACAAACTACTACTAGCAACATAAGCCTAGTTTTGGAAAAATCAACAGTTCCAACTAGTACAAGCGGTCAACTATTGTTAGAGAATTCAACCGCTTGTGAGGGTATTGGATTATTGGATACTTACAATGCGCTCCTGGGAATCTTGTGTCATGAGCTTGAAGAACCTGGTCTTGCTCACATCCATGTGCTCCCAGTAGTAGTGCTCCTGCCACTTCTTGCACCTCTCACACCCTTTCTTACCCATCTGACATTCAGCATATATTTGTCAGTCACAACAGAAACATTGCAAACTCTGCGCACACACACACCCACCCACACCCACACGCCCACAGCTTGAGAagttgagagagagaggggggagagagttaTGCTTGCCTCGCTCTTCATGGATTCCCTGATTCTTCCTGGTGAGtgtgagagagggggggggggggcttatatATAATGACAAGACTAGCATAGGGCATTTTACAAAAACCAGGTTTTCTCAAAACGCTTAGGCGTATTTCATTAACTTCTCTCCTCGTTTCTCTCCCAGCCTCGTTCAGTGCCCAAGTACTCCATGGCCTGCATGGAGTTGCTAAAAAGACATCCACTTAAATGCTGTGATTGAATGCTGTGTTTAGGCTACTCATAGTAGGCCTTCCGTAATGCATTGTCTCTTAGCGCGGTATCCTAGGTAGTATACGATCGTTAGATACAACCATTCTAATGTATTGTATGTTAAGTGTCGTATCTTAGTAAGCATGTATTTAATGATTTTAGCCTCATACTAATATGTGATTGGTCTAACAAGTTATTTTGCCTATGATACCGTGCAAGAGCCGTATCCTAAATAAGATACAACAACCTCCTCTTTCCTCAATAAATATAATGCCACGTCAGCATTTTGCCTATGATATTGTGCCAAGATACTACCATTACGGAAGGCCGTAGAGAGTACTCCCTCCATCAtgcattttttttttgagaaaacgcAAAAGAATTTTGCGTTTCATTTCATTGAAAAGATAGGGGTTTGAgttacaatcctcctaggaggtAGTTACAGGGTCAGGAAAGAAAATCAATGGACATCCCAGATCTGCGAGATCAAGGCTTTAAGGCCTTGTGCGCCGGCTCTGGCCCAAAGCGTTGCTTCCTCCTTGATCTTCGCAATGAGGCTAGTGGTCAAGGGGCGGTCTCTGTCAAACACGCAGCCATTTCTGTGCTTCCATGTCATCCAAGGCACGAGCAGGGTCATGGATGCGAGGCCTTTGCGCATTAGCTTCGGCGTAGTTCGTCGCGCGGTGGTCCACCAAGCATTGAGTGAGTCCTCGCCATCAGGTGGGCGACAGGGTATCCTTAGCCAGGCCAGGGCCTCGTGCCAGACCTGTCGGGagaatggggaggcaaggaggagGTGGTGCATGGTTTCTGGCTCCTGGTCAAATAGGGGGCACCGTGGGGGGTGCTGCAGCCCTCTTCTGGCTAGCCGGTCAGCTGTCCAGCAGCGACCGAGTCGGGCGAGCCAGTGGAAGAAGCGGACACGCAGCGGCGCCCAACACTTCCAGGTGAGTTTCCAGGCATCGCATGGGATGGAGACGTGGAAGGTAGCTTTGTAGGCCGATTGCGCGGTGTAAATGCCGCTAGCAGTCCACTTCCATAGCAGGCGATCACGCTCGGCGGAGAGCGTCGTGTGTTCGATCTTGTGCCAGAGCTGTAGGTATTGCCCAACCTCTTGGATCTCAAGCATGCCATGGATATCTCATGCCCATTTATGAGCTTGCAACCCGTCGGCCACAATGGGGCACCCCAGCAGGTCGACAACAGGCGCGGCTGCGACGGGGTCGCAGCGAATCAGCGTGGCGGAGCTCTTCAGGAAGTTAACCTAGAGTCCAGAGGCACGCCTGAAGAGTTGCAGGATGCTCTTTACCGCCTCGATGTCGCTGTGCGAGGGGTGGCAGAAGAGGATCACGTCGTCGGCGTAGAGCGAGACGACGGGAAGCGATCGACGGGGGTGTAGTTGTTGTAGGATGCCGAGCTCGGTGGCGCGGTGCAGCAGGCGCCCAAGGGTGTCCACCGCGAGGACGAAGAGGTGGGGCGACACGGGGTCGCCTTGTCGCAGGCCGCGGCGGTGCCAGATGGCGGGGCCAGGCGCGTCATTTAAGAGCACCTTGGTGGTGGCTGTTGAGAGGAGAATCGCCAGCCAATCTAGGAAGCGGTCGCCGAAGCCGTATTGCTGCAAGGCTTCGAAGAGGAACGCCCAGCTGATCGAGTCGAAGGCGTGTGCTAGGTCCAGTTTCAGGAGCACGCGCGGGGCTCCAAGTTGGTGTAGCAGGCGCGCAGATTGCCGGAAAAGGACGAAGTTGTCGTGCAGGCTGCGCCCTGGGATGAACGCGTTCTGGTTCGCGCTGACGAGGTCATTAATCTTGGGGGCGAGGCGTAGTGACAGGACCTTCGCGAAGACCTTGGCCACGAGGTGGATCAGGCTTATGGGCCTGTAGTCGGCAAGGTCGGCTGCATCCGCGCGCTTGGGGATCAGCGTGAGGAGTGCCTGGTTCATGGAGCTGAAACCTCATCCCCTTAGCGCGTATAGCTGCTGGAACACGTCGAGGAAGTCATGTCGAACAATGGGCCAGCAGGTGTGCAGGAATTCGGCGGTGTAGCCATCCGGCCCTGGCGCCTTGCGCGCCGGTAATCGCTTGACCGCCTGCCAAATCTCCTCTGCGCTAAATGGCGCATCGAGGTCGGCGAGGTCGGCCAGCGTGATGAGGGCTGACAGGTCGAGGGTGCGCTCTCGAGGTACCGTGGAGCCAAGCAGGTCGTCAAAATGTGCAAAGGCCGAAGCTGCCATGTCGCTTGGGTTGGTGATCACGCCATCGCCCACGGTGAGGTTGTGAATCATGTTCTTCTGCCGCCGGTACGTGCATTGGCGGTGAAAAAAGGATGTATTAGCGTCGCCGTCTTTGAGGAACGCGACGCGGGCTTGCTGGCGGGCGATGGAGCGCTCGAGGGAGGCGAGGCCAAGGTAGGATGCTTTGATCTGACGGCGGAGCCAATCCTCATGCGGGGATAGCATCCTGCTCTCCTGCGCAGTGTCGAGCTTGAGGAGGATCTCCCTGGAGACTGCAAGCTTTAGGCGCACGTTGCCCACTGTCTTGGAGCTACAGCTTGTCAACTTGCGTCCAGTAGCCTGCATGCGGAGCATGAGGCGTCGGAAGGGATCGTCGTCGTGGACGGAGACCCATGCTTCCGCAACTATGTCCTGGAAGCCGTCGAGCCGTGTCCAGAAGTCCTCAAAGCGGAATCGCCGATGGGTCGGTGCAACCGGGGAGCAGTCGAGCAAGAGGGGGCTATGGTCGGAGACGACCGAGGCGAGGCGGCGCAGGTGGCACTCGCCGTGGAGCTCCTCCCAGTCTGCAGTGCAGAGGATCCGGTCCAGATGGACAAGCGTCGGAGGCGATTGCCCGTTCGACCATGTGTAGCGGCGTCCATTGAGGTAAACCTCTTTGAGCGCTAGGTCGTTGAGCACGCGACGAAACCAGCCCATCATCCGGCAGTTGACGTTGCCATTGTTTTTGTCTTCGTCCCGGTAGATAAGGTTGAAGTCGCCACATAGCATCCACGGGCCAGGGCACTCGACGCGAGCGTCGCGGAGTTCCTGCAGGAAGGCGATTTTGCCAGCATCGTCTTGTGGGCCGTAGACGACAGTGATCCACTAGGGGACACTAGCTACGGCCATAGTGGAGACCCTAGTAGATAGTGTATTGGTGGTGAAAGAGGGATTAGTGATGGCCACCTCTCGACTTTTCCATGCTAGCAGGATGCCGCCGCGTGTACCAGTCGCAGGGAGGTAGATGTAGTCGTCGAATTCCGAGCCTAGGGTCTCGAGGACAATCGACGAACAGATCAATTTCATCTTTGTTTCTTGAAAGCAAACGATCGAGGCACTAGTGGTTACAATCAGTGATCTAATGGCAAGACGACGGGCGCGCATGTTCAGCTCGCGCACGTTCCACACAAGGATCTTGGGGCCGTAATTCATGGAAC
This region includes:
- the LOC123397541 gene encoding B3 domain-containing protein Os12g0592300-like, which translates into the protein MGKKGCERCKKWQEHYYWEHMDVSKTRFFKLMTQDSQERIRIPDKFASSFIGQTQSSRGFRLKAPSGETWHVGVTKVADGLFFSSGWGDFVKAHELQENDLLVFTFSGNSSFDVLIFDASGYEKLSSLFAGADSMRKHFDGMVGQQVEQYSQSDDDDDDYGDNADDDTSVPSQSIESRQKVSASKKISGKSKPRKELLESPNSSSSCDVKHEATEEEENDDDTYADFDCYYSRAAKQLPDDEKREIIGLASIQPGNPAFITVLLRAHLPPKVNFLYIPVKFAVKHLHMRSHEVLLLRPNREERWHVRYYCYEGGSSGGSFKGQSWAKFVCDNKLREGDVCTFELMKDARNEKKKKARTTMTVHVARRRKSNGRFALVG